The nucleotide window AATCAAATGCTAGCTTGCCTAGCTCATTCATAATAACCGCAGGCTTCAGCCCTTGCTCCTTAAATTGGCGAATAACATCTGTTAATAACGATGTTTTGCCACTTCCTAAAAATCCACTTAATAAATAAACATCCTTCATTTTTTCACACCTCTAGAAAAAGGGCTGACCATATATGGCCGCCCTTTATTTTATTCTTTATCTGTTGTTTCTTCCGTTGTTGGCTCTTTGCCAGTTAATAAGCTTTTCGCTTTTAATAGCTGCGGATCATCTGCGCGTAATTTTTCACGTAAAGCATCCATTAAGGCATACGTTGTTTTGCCTGTTAAAATACCCGTTTCCTCTAGCTCACTTGCTTTTTGGAACTCCTTGACAGCAGCCTCTGTCTCTTCATCAAACAGATTATCTACTGTGCCTACTTGATAGCCTAGCACTTCAAGCATTTGCTCAGCTGCATTGACAAGCTTCGAGTTTACTTCTAATTTTAGCTCTTCCTTTGGATCAATGTATGGCAATGAAGCATATGGTGCCGTATCTACATCAACATCTGGCTCAATACCTTTTTCATTAATCCAAGTGCCATTCGGCGTTAGCCATTTACTCGTCGTAAATTTCAAGTTCGCACCATCTGGTAAATCAGCCACTGTTTGTACAGTTCCTTTACCGAATGATGTTTTACCGACAACTTTCGCACCAGCTGACTCCTGTAATGCGCCTGCTAAAATTTCAGAGGCAGATGCACTACCTTCATCAATTAGTACTGTAACAGGAACATCGAATTTCTTGCCACCTTCTGCAACCATTGCCTCAGGGTCTCCTGTGCGACCTTGAATTAATAAAATTGGCTTGCCCTCTGGTACAAAGAAGTTTGAAATATCTAGCGCTGCTGTTAAATAGCCCCCTGGGTTTTGGCGCACATCTAGCACGACACCTTTCATCCCTTGTTGCTCAAATCCAGCTAAGCTACGTGCCACTTCTTCAGCTGTTTGCTCACTAAATGATGAAATTTGAATATGAGCAATTTTATCATCGCCCATTTCGCCATGTACTGTTTCGATTGGAATATCATCACGGACTAGCTTCATTTCGATTGGCTCTTCATCTCCACGCTGAATCATTAGCGTCACAGATGTACCTTTTTCACCCCGAATTAGTAAAACTGCCTCTGAGGCGCTCAAGCCTTTTACGCTTTCACCATTAACGGATAAAATTAAATCCTTTGGTAAAATTCCCGCTTTTTCAGCAGGCGAGTTTTTAATTGGTGATACGACCATAATGTAGCCATCTCGCTCTTGAATTTCCGCACCAATTCCTTGGAAGCTTGAAGATAAGCTTTCATTAAAGTGTGCAGCTTCTTCGCTGTTCATATAGTCTGAATACGGATCGCCAAGCGCATCAAACATTCCGTTAATTGCACCATGAATGACTTCCTCATCATCTATTTCAACATAATAATTTTCTTTTAATTCATCAAATGCATCATAAAGCTGTTTAAATTCTGTACGTTCAATAGGTACTTTAACTTCCACTATCTTTTCTTCCCCAAATGTTAAAGCAAAAATCGTTAACCCTGCTGTTACTAAAATTGTCAGGAACATCAGCATAATAAATTTAAACGGCTTAATTCGTATATATTTACCAGCAGGCTTCTCAGGCTGCGGCTGTATGTTTACCTGTTCCTCAGTTCGTTGTTGTTCATCCATTACTTTCACCACTCTCATTTTCCACTATGTACGGCACACTATACCTATCTTAACAGTTTATACAGTCTTCGAAAAGCTTAGACGTTTATTTTTTTATTTAGTTTCACAAAATGTGGAATTTTTTGTACAATGATTCAATAAAGAAGGAAAACACATGCTACGGAGGCTCAATAATGTTTAAAAATTTTCGTGAAGAAATGAAAAAGGAAATAGCAATCGCTAAAGAAGATTTAGCGAAGGATACTTTTAAAGTCTGGCAAGTTGACTATAATGGACATGTCATTCGTGTTGTCAACACGATAGCAGAGGAAACGCTTGCGATTAATAATGAAATTGTTGACCGCAAAGGGCGTGACAGCATATTCAAGCAATGGATGCCTTTCGTTACACTGCGTGGTAAAATTACTGAATCGGATGGTACTGTGTCAAAGGTAGCTGTAAAGCTCGGTGGATTGGTTACATTGAATTGCTGCATAAAAGTAAATGGTACAGTGCTGTTAAAAGAGAAACATAAAATTCCACTAGGCTTAAAATAATATTTACACTCGCTTTTTTTGTAACATACGGTCATGAAAGTGGCTTAGCAATAAAGTAGCTAAAATCGCTCCTAAAAAGGCAAATGTCATGTCCCACTGAGCATCCCATTTATCGCCCTGCATGCCGAGGAAATCCTTCGATGTTTTACTATGTGGCGCAATTTTTGTGCTCAGCCATTCAAGTATTTCATAAAGAGCCGCGATCGCTAACACTATACTAACTGAAATCGTTGATAGCCAAGCTCCTCGCGTTAGTGGTGTAAAATGCAATAATATTTCACGCAGGACAATGGCAATAAGCCCTTTAAAAAAATGACCAAATCGGTCATAGTTATTACGCTTTAAATGAAATTCCTCCTGTAACCAATTGAACAAAGGAACCTCCTCATACGTATAATGACCACCAATAAATGTAAGAATCGATAAAAAGGCAATGATGCAGTAGGAGAATGTCGTAAAGCGAAATTTAGAGTAAGTGATTAGTAAAATAATGATTATCACTACAGCAGGGCCTACTTCAACAAGCCAACTTGTATAGGAAAATGGTCGAATCGCTGACCATAGTAAAACAATTGCGACAATAACTAATAACGCGCTATGTATTTTATTCACCTTCAGCACCTCCTAAAAGGAGTATGTTTTTAAATGAAGGGAATTATACTTATAGTTATTTAGCAAATGAAGTTAGTCATTTATTTTTTCAAATTAGAAGCGTTGTGCCATTAGTTTTTCACAAATAGCAGCTTCACTCCACGGTAAACTCAGCAACCAAATGATATTTATCATAGCCCCCAGCGTTTCTAAAATCCACTATTTCTTTCGCTATACGATACTCACCATGATCTAGGCTTCCATAGAGCCAACCCCAATCAATTTCCACTTCTCTTACATTAAACGAAGCTAAGCTATAACCAATATCCGTAAAAGCATGATTTCCCCCTATTGCAAATGGAACTTGGTACCATTTCCCTTTGATTTTCTTTTCCAATAAAAAATCTGCACCGTAGGTAATTTCCTTGTCAGAGTTATTTTCAAGGATGACTGTCAAGCCAGTAGCAGATACTGCTCCCTCCTTGGCAATCATCGTTACGCCGTCAAGATTGTTGATTGCTTCGAATTTTGTCGGTTCTTCTGTTGAATCTTTTTGTTTTTGAGAACAGCCAGCTAATGCAAGGTATATTGCTGTCACTATTAAAAAAAGTTTTTTCAAATCGGTTTATTCTCCTGGATATTTCTTAGTATAATATTCAATCCCTTGTGAATCCTTAATTGTTCGAGGTCCTATTTTTTCAAATGCTAACGTAAGTTCATCGTCAAGCTTTATATAATATTTTAAACCGTCTGTTTTTATTTCAGCATTTTCATATATCTTTTCGAACCTTTTATGAGGCTCAGCTAATTCTTTTTCTAACACCATATCTAAATCAGTTGTATCTGTCGGTAGTTCCTTCAGCCATGTCCCACTAATCATTACACCTGCATCTGTCCAAGTAATCAATTGATTCAATTTATTTACGTAACCACTATGATGAAAATCCGATGCATCTGCTACCATTTCGCTATCCATATTAGTTTGCTCTTTAGTTGCTTTTTCTTCATCAGAACAAGCAATTAAAAAAGCGCTTAATAACATTATTGGCAAAATGCTAAAAAATTTTTTCATCATCTATTCCTCTCCCTCCTATTCTATACGCCTCAAAATACAGAGGGTTTCAAAAAATTCAATTATTCACCAAGTTTTCTTAGTGCAAATCAAAAAGCAACCGACGTATTTTAGCGTCAGTTGCTCTATTTTCTGTTAAATACTAATTACTCTTGAATCGCTGCTTCAAGCGCCACAACAATCATATCATTGAAAGTCAATTGGCGTTCTTCTGCTGATGTTACTTCACCTGTTAAAATATGGTCAGAAACCGTTAAAATTGCTAATGCTTGGCGACCGTATTTTGCAGCTAATGTGTAAAGTGCAGCTGCTTCCATTTCAACAGCTAATACACCATAGCGTGCTAATTTTTCGTTTTGGTTTTCTTCTGAGTAGAACATGTCAGCAGTCATAACATTTCCTACTTTTAAGCTTAAGCCAGCTTCTTTTCCTGCATTGTATGCATTTAATAATAAATCGAAGTTTGCGATTGGTGCATAGTCAATACCGTTGAAAATGATTTCGTTCATTTTCGAATCTGTTGTTGCAGCTTGTGCTAAAATAACATCACGCACTTTTACGTCTTGTTGGATAGCGCCACAAGTACCTACACGAATTAATTTTTGCACACCGTACTCTGCCATTAACTCATTCACATAAATTGAAATCGATGGCACACCCATGCCTGTCCCTTGAACAGATATGCGCTTACCTTTATAAGTACCTGTAAAGCCGAACATGTTACGCACTTCGTTATAGCATGTTACATCCTCTAAAAATGTCTCAGCGATGTACTTTGCACGCAAAGGATCTCCTGGAAGTAATACGATGTCTGCGATTTCACCTTGATTTGCATTAATATGAATACTCATTACTATATCCCCCATTTCATCATTTCTCACTTCACATCATACTTGTTTTACGCTTTTTTCGCAAGGTTAGACGTCTTGCTTTTAATAATATTTATTCACTATATTTTTCTTCATATAAAGACCATAGTTCATCAAATGTTGAGGCTGATAAAAGATCATCGCCTTGCATTTCAATATATTGTGATAATTCCTCAAAAGATGTCGACATTTTAGGAAAGCTGGAGTCATGAAAGCTAGCTTCTGCAAACTGCGCCTTTGCGTCATTCGCAGCTCCCCCACGGTATGTTAAAATGTAAGAATAAAATGATTTTTTCAAAAATTTCTCTCCTTTTTATTAAAATCTACTTCACAAAGCGTTTACATATAGGTAAACTGAAATAAGAATGAATAATTTATCCTATAAAAAGTTGGTGACAAAATTGCTATTAAAAAGGAATAAATTGAAAAAAGTACCCAAAGCAAAATTATTTACAAAACGAAAAACGAAGCGTCAAGAGCAGGACCCAGTTGATCGCAAAAAGAAAGCAAGATTTTATCAGCTTATTCGCGGACGAGTATTGTTAATTTTCTCGCTATTATTAGCTATTATTTTCGCTATGCAATTGCTATCGTATACTAATATTACTAAATTACAAACAAGCTTGCGAGATTTTGCTGACGAAAATTTGCAGCAGCAAATTCAAATTAATAATTTAGCAAGCGATATTGCGAAGCTGTCGAGTCATGAACAAACATATTTGATTACAGGAAAAGAAGAAATTTTGCAGGACTACGAAAAATCGAAAACAAGCATTAGCACGAATCTCGATGAGCTACAAGTGATTTTGGCTAATCATGAGGAGGCTGCCAATACCCTCGCTTCCATCAAGCAGCTTTACACCGTTTATTTAACACATTCTCAAAACATGATTGATACACGTACAAAATACGGCTTTGAAAATGCGCAAAAGTTAATGCAAAACGGTGGTGGACAATCATTAAAGGCTTATATTGATGATTATTCTGTGCAATTAATCGCTTTATTAGAAACAGAAAATGAAAAATTGATTAAAGAATTAGAGAGCTATGCCAATAATTCTAAAATATCCTTTTTATTTTTAGCGATTATTGCGATGGCTTTGACGATTACATCTGGTTACATATTGTTTAAATCCATTCGTCGCAATACGCATTCCATTAATACATCCATTTTGGATATTGCCAGCACAGGCGGTGATTTAACAAGACGTGTACGCGTGAAAACAAATGATGAATTTGCTCAAATTGCCGATTCAACTAACCTATTAATTCAATCTATTTCGACACTTATTAAGCGCGTTTCTGGCTTAGCAGAAAATGTTTCAGGCAGCTCTCAGGAGTTGATGGCATTGGCAGATGAAAATGCACGTATGATTGATTCGATTGCCAATTCTACACACGATATTGCTAGCGATAGCAATACAATCATTCAGAAAATGGGACAGGCGGCACAAAGCATGCAGCTGCTTGAACAAGCCATTCATGACTTAAATGTCGAAGCTGCTGAGGTACGACAGGCTTCTGAGGAGATGCGCACTGTCGCACGTAATGGTAGTGAATCAGTGAACCACTCCGCAAATGTTATGATGGATATTGAAGAAACGATGGCTAACACAACGACAACGGTGGAGGCACTCGGTAAAAAATCTGGTGAAATCACTTCCATTATTAGCACAATTACAGGCATTGCTGAGCAAACAAATTTACTTGCTTTAAATGCGGCGATTGAGGCGGCGAGAGCTGGTGAGCATGGCAAAGGCTTTGCAGTTGTGGCAGATGAGGTACGCAAGCTAGCTGAGCAATCGCAAAGTGCGGCGAAGGAAGTTACAGGTATTATTTCTTCTATTCAAACTGAAGTGAAATCGATTATCGCACAAAACCACGAAGGCGTACAATCCGTTATTCGCGGTGTTGAAGTGGCAAACGAAACGAACGCTTCACTTGATAAAATTTTACAGCAGACAGAGCGTACGTCAGAAATTATTAGTCGTATGGCTGAAAAAATCAATGGTACATTGGACTATAGCGATGCGGTTAGCTCTTCCTTTGTTGAAGTAAATGCTATCGCTGAGCATACTGCCTTTAGAACGGAAACAAGCGCTTCTGCTGCTATGCAGGGCTCCGCATCTATGGAGGAAATCAATGCTGCCGCTTCTGAATTAGCGACACAGGCAGATGATTTACGTAGCGTTGTTGGGGAATTTAAAATATAATCAAAAGCTCTTGTTTGAAAAATGGTCTAAAGCACCACTACTCAAACAAGAGCTTATTTCATTTACTAGTTAAAAAGAGAAATTGTTCGTCATTTTGCTATTTTATTTGCGCTTTCTCTCATTTATTTGCAACTTTGCCTTTTTATTGGCGACTTCTCCAACTTATTGGCGACTTTGCCCTTTTTATTGGCGACTTCTCCAACTTATTTGCGGCTTTGCCCTTTTATTGGCGACTTCTCCAACTTATTTGCGGCTTTGCCTTTTTTATTGGCGACTTCTCCAACTTATTTGCGACTTTGCCTTTTTATTGGCGACTTCTCCAACTTATTTGCGGCTTTGCCCTTTTTATTGGCGACTTCTCTCACTTATTTGCGACTTTGCCCTTTTTATTGGCGACTTCTCTCACTTATTTGCGGCTTTGCCCTTTTTATTTGCTAGTTTTCTCATTTATTTGCGATTTCGCTCTTTATGATACCTTATTCAAACAATGCCTTATATTTCCCGTAGCCTTGCGCCTCTAGCTCTTCCACAGGGATAAAGCGTAGTGCTGCGGAATTGATGCAGTAACGCAAACCGCCTAACTCTTGCGGGCCATCTGGGAAAACATGTCCTAAATGTGAATCTGCTGTTTTGCTGCGCACTTCTACGCGGCGCATGCCATGCGATGTATCGAAATGCTCGGTTACTTCCTCTACCTCTAACGGTTTAGCAAAGCTTGGCCAGCCACAGCCTGCATCAAATTTATCCAGCGAGGAAAAAAGCGGCTCACCTGATACGATATCCACATAAATACCTGTGTTAAAATGCTGGTCATATTCGTTGCGATATGGTGGCTCTGTGCCTTGCTCCTGCGTTACATAATATTGCATTTCCGTTAATTCCTTTAAACGCTGCTCTTTATTCATGTCTTTCCCCCCAATGCTGTTCTTTAAAGGCTACCCGCCCTGAGCCGATGGCGTAGCGCTCATAATGAGCAGGGTTTTTCTTATAATAATGCTGATGATACGTTTCCGCCGCATAAAATGGCTTTGCTGGCAAAATTTTTACCGCGATCGGCTGTTTGAATTTGCCCGATGCTTGTAATGCTGCTTTCGAGCGCTCTGCGATTTCACGCTGTTCCTCATTATGATAAAAAATTGCTGTCGTATACGATTCGCCACGATCGTAAAACTGTCCGCCTGCGTCTGTTGGGTCAATCAAAGTCCAATAGAGCTCTACAAGCTTTTCGTAAGGATATACGGCTGGGTCAAACGTAATTTGCACTGCCTCTAAATGTCCCGTTGTCTCTGAGCAAACTTGCTCGTATGTTGGATTTTCGACATGTCCCCCTGTATAACCCGAAACAACCGCCTCAATTCCTGGTACTTCATCAAATGGCTTGACCATGCACCAAAAACACCCACCTGCAAACGTTGCATATTGCACCATTTATTTCACCTCTTCTGCTGGAATAATGATATCTAACAATATTTTATCATTCGCTAAATCAATTTCCTTTGCACGCACTCTTGAGCCTGAGGCAATGTTAATGCGCGATAAATCCACATAAATTTCCTCTTCATTCGGTCTGACAATCATCCAGTCAGGGAATTCAATCGCATCCTTCATCAGCTTTAAAACAGTCGATGGTGGAATATTTAATTTCCCTACATTCACCTCTGTTTGCTTTAATCGAATATTGCCATCGCTGACAATCGGCTCAAAATCCATTGAAATAGGTACTGTAATACCGAATACAATTAGCTCACTAAAAAGCTGCACTTGCTCGTTTACTTCCATTTCAACAGGGATTGGTGATTTCCCTAGTGGTCCTTTGCCCATATATTTTTTCGCAATTGCTTCAAATTCCTTCGCTGTTGTCTGCACCGTCAGCACATGCCCGGTTACTTGCGCCTGCTCTGGAATTGCACGTTCCTCCACCTTTGAAGTCGCCATATATACGATAAAAACGACTGTGAAAAGTACTGCTCCTGCTAGTAAAAAAAAGGCGACTTTCCATTTATTCATTTGCTATCTCACTCCTCAAATCCAATCAAACCATCTGACATTTCCTCAATATCGCACTCTTTCATAGCAGCTACAATGCGCTCTGTCATGCGCTCATAGCCCTTCGCATTCGGATGGAAGAAATCCGTATGATACACTAAATCCTCATTCGTATGAAATAAATCTAGCACGGGGACAAAGCAGGCATTATCATCCTGTGCCGCTAGCTCCCTTACGTCATTATTCCACTCTACAATAATTTCTTCAAATGGTGTCGTTTCATCTACTACAATTGAAAAGGGATTGTAAAAACCAATTAAAATGAGCGGCACCTCTGGATTACGTGCACGTATTTCTTTAACAATTTGCTCATAATTATGTTGAAAGTTGACTCTTTCCTCATCAAACATTTCCTTTTTTAAAGAAAATATATCGGTTTTGACAATTTTCATTACATCATTGCCACCCATTGTTAGCGTAACCAAATTAGCAGCCTCTAATTCCTTATCATAGTGCCCTTTTTCCAAAAGTCGTAGCAGCTGATCACTACGTCTGCCCTTTTTACCGCGATTATCTAGCGTAATCGTCGTAATTGCAGGCCATTTTTCAAGCTGTTCCACTAAGCGCTCCGTATAGCCTTGACGCATATATTCATCCCCAACACCATCCGTTAAAGAATCGCCTAGTGCAAGATATTGAATATCCTGTGCATCAATTTCTTTTCTAGTCAGCCAATCTAGCTGAAAAATATCACCTAGCTTTTCTATAATGCCCTCTTTTTGCGCTTTCTCGATATAAAGCGCATCATCTATCGGTATAGGTACACTTGTCGTACCAAGTGATTTTTCATATTCCTCTGGAGATGTTTCAGGCTCATCGACCGTCACTGTACAAGCAGACAATAATAAGCAACAACATAACATGCTTAACCAAAACTTCATTCTTTCTTCTTCCCT belongs to Lysinibacillus louembei and includes:
- a CDS encoding DUF2238 domain-containing protein codes for the protein MKVNKIHSALLVIVAIVLLWSAIRPFSYTSWLVEVGPAVVIIIILLITYSKFRFTTFSYCIIAFLSILTFIGGHYTYEEVPLFNWLQEEFHLKRNNYDRFGHFFKGLIAIVLREILLHFTPLTRGAWLSTISVSIVLAIAALYEILEWLSTKIAPHSKTSKDFLGMQGDKWDAQWDMTFAFLGAILATLLLSHFHDRMLQKKRV
- the deoD gene encoding purine-nucleoside phosphorylase; this translates as MSIHINANQGEIADIVLLPGDPLRAKYIAETFLEDVTCYNEVRNMFGFTGTYKGKRISVQGTGMGVPSISIYVNELMAEYGVQKLIRVGTCGAIQQDVKVRDVILAQAATTDSKMNEIIFNGIDYAPIANFDLLLNAYNAGKEAGLSLKVGNVMTADMFYSEENQNEKLARYGVLAVEMEAAALYTLAAKYGRQALAILTVSDHILTGEVTSAEERQLTFNDMIVVALEAAIQE
- a CDS encoding YozE family protein gives rise to the protein MKKSFYSYILTYRGGAANDAKAQFAEASFHDSSFPKMSTSFEELSQYIEMQGDDLLSASTFDELWSLYEEKYSE
- the msrA gene encoding peptide-methionine (S)-S-oxide reductase MsrA, giving the protein MVQYATFAGGCFWCMVKPFDEVPGIEAVVSGYTGGHVENPTYEQVCSETTGHLEAVQITFDPAVYPYEKLVELYWTLIDPTDAGGQFYDRGESYTTAIFYHNEEQREIAERSKAALQASGKFKQPIAVKILPAKPFYAAETYHQHYYKKNPAHYERYAIGSGRVAFKEQHWGERHE
- a CDS encoding YpmS family protein, with product MNKWKVAFFLLAGAVLFTVVFIVYMATSKVEERAIPEQAQVTGHVLTVQTTAKEFEAIAKKYMGKGPLGKSPIPVEMEVNEQVQLFSELIVFGITVPISMDFEPIVSDGNIRLKQTEVNVGKLNIPPSTVLKLMKDAIEFPDWMIVRPNEEEIYVDLSRINIASGSRVRAKEIDLANDKILLDIIIPAEEVK
- a CDS encoding immunoglobulin-like domain-containing protein — protein: MKKLFLIVTAIYLALAGCSQKQKDSTEEPTKFEAINNLDGVTMIAKEGAVSATGLTVILENNSDKEITYGADFLLEKKIKGKWYQVPFAIGGNHAFTDIGYSLASFNVREVEIDWGWLYGSLDHGEYRIAKEIVDFRNAGGYDKYHLVAEFTVE
- a CDS encoding methyl-accepting chemotaxis protein: MKKVPKAKLFTKRKTKRQEQDPVDRKKKARFYQLIRGRVLLIFSLLLAIIFAMQLLSYTNITKLQTSLRDFADENLQQQIQINNLASDIAKLSSHEQTYLITGKEEILQDYEKSKTSISTNLDELQVILANHEEAANTLASIKQLYTVYLTHSQNMIDTRTKYGFENAQKLMQNGGGQSLKAYIDDYSVQLIALLETENEKLIKELESYANNSKISFLFLAIIAMALTITSGYILFKSIRRNTHSINTSILDIASTGGDLTRRVRVKTNDEFAQIADSTNLLIQSISTLIKRVSGLAENVSGSSQELMALADENARMIDSIANSTHDIASDSNTIIQKMGQAAQSMQLLEQAIHDLNVEAAEVRQASEEMRTVARNGSESVNHSANVMMDIEETMANTTTTVEALGKKSGEITSIISTITGIAEQTNLLALNAAIEAARAGEHGKGFAVVADEVRKLAEQSQSAAKEVTGIISSIQTEVKSIIAQNHEGVQSVIRGVEVANETNASLDKILQQTERTSEIISRMAEKINGTLDYSDAVSSSFVEVNAIAEHTAFRTETSASAAMQGSASMEEINAAASELATQADDLRSVVGEFKI
- a CDS encoding lmo1851 family serine protease is translated as MDEQQRTEEQVNIQPQPEKPAGKYIRIKPFKFIMLMFLTILVTAGLTIFALTFGEEKIVEVKVPIERTEFKQLYDAFDELKENYYVEIDDEEVIHGAINGMFDALGDPYSDYMNSEEAAHFNESLSSSFQGIGAEIQERDGYIMVVSPIKNSPAEKAGILPKDLILSVNGESVKGLSASEAVLLIRGEKGTSVTLMIQRGDEEPIEMKLVRDDIPIETVHGEMGDDKIAHIQISSFSEQTAEEVARSLAGFEQQGMKGVVLDVRQNPGGYLTAALDISNFFVPEGKPILLIQGRTGDPEAMVAEGGKKFDVPVTVLIDEGSASASEILAGALQESAGAKVVGKTSFGKGTVQTVADLPDGANLKFTTSKWLTPNGTWINEKGIEPDVDVDTAPYASLPYIDPKEELKLEVNSKLVNAAEQMLEVLGYQVGTVDNLFDEETEAAVKEFQKASELEETGILTGKTTYALMDALREKLRADDPQLLKAKSLLTGKEPTTEETTDKE
- the msrB gene encoding peptide-methionine (R)-S-oxide reductase MsrB, coding for MNKEQRLKELTEMQYYVTQEQGTEPPYRNEYDQHFNTGIYVDIVSGEPLFSSLDKFDAGCGWPSFAKPLEVEEVTEHFDTSHGMRRVEVRSKTADSHLGHVFPDGPQELGGLRYCINSAALRFIPVEELEAQGYGKYKALFE
- a CDS encoding GDSL-type esterase/lipase family protein translates to MKFWLSMLCCCLLLSACTVTVDEPETSPEEYEKSLGTTSVPIPIDDALYIEKAQKEGIIEKLGDIFQLDWLTRKEIDAQDIQYLALGDSLTDGVGDEYMRQGYTERLVEQLEKWPAITTITLDNRGKKGRRSDQLLRLLEKGHYDKELEAANLVTLTMGGNDVMKIVKTDIFSLKKEMFDEERVNFQHNYEQIVKEIRARNPEVPLILIGFYNPFSIVVDETTPFEEIIVEWNNDVRELAAQDDNACFVPVLDLFHTNEDLVYHTDFFHPNAKGYERMTERIVAAMKECDIEEMSDGLIGFEE